The sequence ACGAGAAAGGGAGAAGGGATAGGTAGAGACATGCCATGGCATGTCTTAGTGGGTCATGGCATGTCTTATTGAGCCATGGCATATCTCATTGATTGATATGAATGCAGGTGATTAATCTGGCAGATACCGGTTAAATATGAGAAAAAGAGAAGACATTGTACAACATATACGAAACAGATAAAATTCTAACAGTTATGATTGCAACGCTTGTTCATGTTTATGTAAAAGAGGAGTATATCGATCAGTTTATTGAAGCTACGATTGAGAACCACCAGGCTTCGGTGCAGGAGCCTGGAAATCTTCGTTTTGATGTTTTGCAGGACGATCAGAATCCTGCCAAGTTTGTTCTTTATGAGGCTTATGAATCGGAAGAAGCCGCAGCGGCCCACAAACAAACCGACCACTACAAAAAATGGAAAGAAACGGTGGCTGACTGGATGGACAAACCAAGAGAAGGTATCAAGCACCAGATTGTTGCACCTAAAGATAAATCGGCATGGTAGATCCGTTTCAACTGATCCATACACCCAATATCATTTTCGGTCCGGGTAAAATCAAAGAGTTGCCTGTTCAGGTCGGGAAATACGGGAATAACATACTACTCATACATGGCTCGGGGAGTTTCATCCAATCAGAAAAAGGTCGGGAGATCCTAGCTTCCCTTGATGACAATGGCTTCCGGGTATCAAAAGCAAGTGTAAGCCATGAACCCTCGCCGGCTTTAATCGATGGGATCGTGCAGGAAAATGTCTCCGAAAACATCGATACAGTCGTGGCTATAGGAGGTGGTAGCGTTCTGGATACCGGTAAGGCCGTATCGGCTATGCTTCCTTTGAATGAACCTGTGAAAGAATACCTTGAAGGCGTGGGCTCTAAAAAGCCTACCGGAGAAAAGGTGCCTTTTATAGCCATTCCCACCACCTCGGGTACGGGCAGTGAAGCCACTAATAATGCCGTTATTTCAGAAGTAGGAGAGAATGGGTTCAAAAAATCCCTTCGCCACAATAATTATGTACCGGATATTGCCCTGATTGATCCTGAGCTGGTGTTATCCTGTCCGACTGCGATTACTGCTGCTTCCGGAATGGATGCCTTTACACAGTTACTGGAGGCTTATGTATCTACAAAAGCCAGTGTTTTAACCGATGCCTGGGCCTGGGAAGGCCTGAAATCCGTTCATCGTTCCCTGGAAAAGGTGGTTCACGAGGGAGATAATCTTGATGCCCGCACGGACATGGCCTTTGCTGCTCTTATATCCGGGATGGTTTTAGCAAATGCCGGCTTGGGGCTGGTGCACGGCTTTGCTTCATCCATCGGAGGGCTTATCGATATGCCTCACGGACAGGTTTGCGGAACCCTTATGGCTGCGGTACATGAAAGCAATATAAAGGCTTTGAAGACAAACGATCCAGAAAGTCCGGCATTAAATAAATATGTAAAGGTGGGGGTTTTGTTTGCCGGAGAAACCTTACAGGAACAATCCGATGATTATTATCTGGATCAGTTTATTCGGAGATTGAATGATATGACCGAATCATTCGGTCTGGAACGCTTCAGCGGTTATGGCCTTACTGAATCACAGGCGGTTGAAATTGCCGAAGAAAAAACAGGAAATAAAAACAACCCGGTCAATTTTTCTGCGGAAGCGCGAAAAGATATTTTGCTGCGGAGACTTTAGAGTGTTTTATACACCAAAATTTGACATCGAGATTCCCGGAAAATTATTGCGATTATTTGGTGAAGCTATCCTTTCATTTTTGAAGGATATTGACGGGTATCAAATATGTCAGTGATATATATACATTCCTCACTAATGCGGTAAATTATTTTATACTTTCCTACTAATAATCTTCTATGCCCTAATCCAAGATATTCTAAAATAGGTTCTTCTTGACCTAAATAAGGCTGGGAAGCTAAAGTTTCAGATGTATCCAATATTTCATCTCTTATTTCATTAAGCTTCTCTTCAGTTACTTCTGAAGCTATGAAATCCAACGCTTCCTGAAGGCTTCTAATTGCCTGTTCGGTATAAGCAACACGCATTAACGGCTATGGTGTTGAGTGTAATCTTTAACCTCATTCTTTGAAAATAATTTTTCTGCCTTAATGTCTTCTTCTGATTGCAAGGCCCGGTTGTTTAATTTGGATTTTAAAGTATTTTCTTTTTCAACTTCAGCCCGTAGTCTTTCAAACAATTCATCAATAACTTTTTCATTAGCTTTGGAAAGATGGTTGTGTATAAAATCTCTTTTTTCAATAATATTCATGGGTCAATAATTTATAATAACATAAAAAAAACGCTTTTCAATATCCTTTTGGTTTACATTTAACAGAAATGTACCAGGTTTATTGCTTAACTGTTAATTTATGGAATTTGTAATTTATTATTCTGCCAATATTTCTACAACTTCATCATGTCCGTTTTCCCGGGCAAAATCAAGGGCCGTATCTCCGTCTTTGTCTTTAACGGTTTTGTCGGCCCCTGCTTCCAGTAATGTTTTAACGACTTCCGTCTGTCCTTCTGCGGCAGCAAACATTAAGGGGCTAAATCCTTCTTTTTTGTCGGTGTGATCGATTTCGGCTCCTGCATCTATCAGCGCTTGTACTGTTTCCGGATTGTCACCGCTGGCAGCATAAAGGAGCGCAGTGCGTTGGTTGGCATCTTGTTCATTCACATTGGCTCCTTCTTGAAGCAGAAAATCAACAATTTGTTTGTGGCCATTGTAGGCGGCGAGCATGAGCGCTGTATTGCCGTTTTGGCCGGTTGCGTTTACATCCATGCCATTATCAATGGCTTTTTTTACGGTATTAAAGTCTCCGTTGAGGGCAGCTTGAAAGTATTGTTGCTCTGATATTTGCTGCTGGGGTGTTGCTGTCTTTTCTTCCTGGCTTCTCTGATCCCCGTTTTCTGATTTCTGACTGTTGCACGCTGATATGATTACAATAGAAATCAGAGTTAATGTAATGAAGCTTAATTGTTTCATCTTACTTTGTTTTTGATTTTATGTTTTAAACATAAAATTTAATTTTTAAATTGCAATGATATGAACCAAATTTTTTATATTGTCAAAAATTATCAGCTTTTTTAGATGGTGTTTTTTCTGAAGAGCAAAATCAAAATATTCGTCAGATTTAAATTCAACAAAATTGAGATACATTGATGAATATCGCAATAAAGACCTGATAAGAAAACTGGTGAAACGGATTCGCCAATATAGTGACAGGGAATATAGGTTGATGGAAGTGTGTGGGACTCATACCATGGCCATTCACAGATTTGGAATTCCTGCACTTCTTCCTTCCAATATAACGCTTAAGTCGGGACCGGGTTGCCCGGTTTGTGTTACAGGCAAATCATATATTGATAAGGCCATTGCCTATGCCCGGATGGAGGATGTGATTGTCTGCAGCTATGGAGATCTTTTAAAGGTTCCCGGGACTTCCTCTTCACTTTACAGGGAAAAAGCGGCCGGATGTGATGTAAGGGTCGTGTATTCACTTACGGATGCATTGAAGATAGCCAGGGAAAATCCGTATCAGATGATTGTTTTTTTGGCTATTGGTTTTGAAACTACCGCTCCAGGCAGTGCAGTGGGTTTGCTTCAGGCCGAAAAGGAGGGCCTTGATAATTTCTGCCTTTTCAGTGCCCATAAATTGATGCCTCCGGCTATGGATGCCATTGTAGAAGACGGGGTGAAGATCGACGGGTATATCTGTCCGGGCCACGTAAGCACTATTACCGGCAGGGAAATCTACGAACACATCCCGGAGCAATATGGTCTGGCCTGTGTCATTGCCGGTTTTGAACCGCTTGATATTTTGCAATCCATATGGATGCTGTTAGATCAACTGAATAATCATGATCCCAAGGTAGAGATACAGTATAAGCGGGCAGTCAGGCCGGAAGGCAATATAAAGGCCAGGGAATACATGCAACAGGTCTTTGAGCCCCGCGATGACTGGTGGAGGGGACTGGGGATTCTCAAGAAAAGCGGTCTGGGAATCAGGGAGACGTATAATAAATACGATGCTGAGCATGTGATGCCTGTTGAGACCGAAACCGACGACTCCGACGGGGGGTGTATCTGTGGTGATGTTTTGAAAGGATTAAAAGAACCCGGGGATTGCGAACTATTTGGAATTTACTGCACACCGGCAAATCCGGCAGGAGCCTGCATGGTAAGTTCGGAAGGCGCTTGTCAGGCTTTCTATAAATACAAACGATATGAGTGAACAGATACTTTTAAGTCATGGAAGCGGTGGAGAGATGTCACATGAGTTGATAAAGAACATTTTTATCCGTCACTTTGACAATCAGATACTTTCCAATTTATCCGATTCTTCGGTTTTGGGGGTATGTCCAAGCGATTTGGTGTTTACCACTGATTCTTATGTGGTAGATCCTATATTTTTTCCGGGAGGTGATATCGGTAAGCTTGCTGTTTGCGGCACAGTCAATGATCTGGCTGTATCCGGTGCCGACCCGGTATATCTGAGTGCAGGTTTTATAATAGAGGAAGGGATG comes from Bacteroidales bacterium and encodes:
- a CDS encoding antibiotic biosynthesis monooxygenase; this translates as MIATLVHVYVKEEYIDQFIEATIENHQASVQEPGNLRFDVLQDDQNPAKFVLYEAYESEEAAAAHKQTDHYKKWKETVADWMDKPREGIKHQIVAPKDKSAW
- a CDS encoding iron-containing alcohol dehydrogenase, translated to MVDPFQLIHTPNIIFGPGKIKELPVQVGKYGNNILLIHGSGSFIQSEKGREILASLDDNGFRVSKASVSHEPSPALIDGIVQENVSENIDTVVAIGGGSVLDTGKAVSAMLPLNEPVKEYLEGVGSKKPTGEKVPFIAIPTTSGTGSEATNNAVISEVGENGFKKSLRHNNYVPDIALIDPELVLSCPTAITAASGMDAFTQLLEAYVSTKASVLTDAWAWEGLKSVHRSLEKVVHEGDNLDARTDMAFAALISGMVLANAGLGLVHGFASSIGGLIDMPHGQVCGTLMAAVHESNIKALKTNDPESPALNKYVKVGVLFAGETLQEQSDDYYLDQFIRRLNDMTESFGLERFSGYGLTESQAVEIAEEKTGNKNNPVNFSAEARKDILLRRL
- a CDS encoding type II toxin-antitoxin system RelE/ParE family toxin; the protein is MRVAYTEQAIRSLQEALDFIASEVTEEKLNEIRDEILDTSETLASQPYLGQEEPILEYLGLGHRRLLVGKYKIIYRISEECIYITDIFDTRQYPSKMKG
- a CDS encoding ankyrin repeat domain-containing protein, producing MKQLSFITLTLISIVIISACNSQKSENGDQRSQEEKTATPQQQISEQQYFQAALNGDFNTVKKAIDNGMDVNATGQNGNTALMLAAYNGHKQIVDFLLQEGANVNEQDANQRTALLYAASGDNPETVQALIDAGAEIDHTDKKEGFSPLMFAAAEGQTEVVKTLLEAGADKTVKDKDGDTALDFARENGHDEVVEILAE
- the hypD gene encoding hydrogenase formation protein HypD is translated as MRYIDEYRNKDLIRKLVKRIRQYSDREYRLMEVCGTHTMAIHRFGIPALLPSNITLKSGPGCPVCVTGKSYIDKAIAYARMEDVIVCSYGDLLKVPGTSSSLYREKAAGCDVRVVYSLTDALKIARENPYQMIVFLAIGFETTAPGSAVGLLQAEKEGLDNFCLFSAHKLMPPAMDAIVEDGVKIDGYICPGHVSTITGREIYEHIPEQYGLACVIAGFEPLDILQSIWMLLDQLNNHDPKVEIQYKRAVRPEGNIKAREYMQQVFEPRDDWWRGLGILKKSGLGIRETYNKYDAEHVMPVETETDDSDGGCICGDVLKGLKEPGDCELFGIYCTPANPAGACMVSSEGACQAFYKYKRYE